A portion of the Sabethes cyaneus chromosome 3, idSabCyanKW18_F2, whole genome shotgun sequence genome contains these proteins:
- the LOC128741259 gene encoding histone-lysine N-methyltransferase SMYD3 — protein sequence MRKQFYKRGNLIHTEKPFACVLQSRYREERCDKCFKQGKVLKCSNCLYTRYCGRFCQKEAWSEHQEECAKLKAISPRTVPEAALLMSRIIRKLHKGGDFEKGYYSPKYYRRFGDLMTHEENIKKDEKRMEHFQALLVVLRSLIDAAMMPSNVELLQIFGKMCINSFNILDDEMNSIGTGIYLATSVMDHNCRPNAVATFDGNTIQIRLLEDYLTKSGEMDISKIFISYIDLMDPTDVRLGRLSSQYYFDCNCQRCKDVEELNLMNAGACPNADCDEPITMESSSGSPDKCPSCDTAIKRAERDKFREISTLTMSQLADMKDVAYLDVCQLCLKKQENILHDYNVWYLKTLDHAFESAINMEKWSEAINYGHRLINGFSKYYGPFHPLYGLLLLKIGKIQLFVKQVELALKHINESEKIIRVTHGEQHDLYKKQLVPLLCQAADEFNAMGK from the exons ATGAGGAAACAGTTTTATAAGCGGGGTAACCTGATCCACACCGAAAAACCGTTTGCTTGTGTCCTCCAGTCACGCTACAGAGAAGAACGATGCGATAAATGCTTCAAGCA AGGAAAAGTCCTGAAATGCTCAAACTGTTTGTATACCCGGTACTGCGGCCGATTCTGTCAGAAGGAGGCATGGTCGGAGCACCAAGAAGAATGTGCCAAACTGAAGGCAATCTCTCCACGAACGGTTCCTGAAGCCGCCCTACTGATGTCTCGCATCATTCGAAAATTACATAAAGGAGGAGACTTTGAGAAAGGCTACTATTCGCCGAAATACTATCGTCGCTTTGGGGACCTTATGACGC ACGAAGAAAACATCAAAAAAGATGAGAAACGGATGGAACATTTCCAGGCGTTGCTTGTGGTTCTTCGCTCACTCATAGATGCAGCGATGATGCCGAGCAACGTCGAATTGTTGCAAATATTTGGAAAG ATGTGCATCAACAGCTTTAACATATTGGATGATGAAATGAACAGCATTGGAACAGGAATATATCTAGCTACATCGGTAATGGATCATAACTGTCGACCAAATGCGGTAGCTACTTTTGACGGAAACACTATTCAAATTCGATTGCTGGAAGATTACTTAACTAAAAGTGGAGAGATGGACATATCAAAGATCTTTATTTCTTACATCGATCTGATGGATCCAACTGATGTTCGGCTTGGACGACTTTCCTCACAGTATTATTTTGATTGCAACTGCCAGCGTTGCAAAGATGTAGAGGAACTGAATCTAATGAATGCGGGTGCTTGCCCGAACGCTGACTGTGATGAACCAATTACGATGGAAAGCAGCAGTGGTTCGCCTGACAAATGTCCAAGCTGTGACACTGCCATTAAACGTGCCGAGCGCGATAAGTTTCGGGAAATTTCCACTCTGACTATGTCTCAACTGGCGGATATGAAAGACGTAGCAT aTTTGGACGTGTGTCAACTCTGTTTGAAAAAGCAAGAAAACATTCTACATGATTATAACGTTTGGTACCTCAAAACACTGGATCATGCTTTCGAAAGCGCTATCAACATGGAAAAATGGAGTGAAGCTATCAACTATGGGCATCGCTTGATAAATGGATTCAGCAAATATTACGGACCTTTCCATCCGTTGTACGGATTGCTGTTGTTAAAGATAggtaaaattcaactttttgttAAACAAGTGGAACTAGCTTTAAAGCACATCAACGAAAGTGAAAAAATTATTCGTGTAACGCATGGCGAACAACACGATTTATACAAAAAACAGCTGGTGCCACTTCTCTGCCAAGCCGCCGATGAGTTCAATGCAATGGGCAAATAA
- the LOC128743294 gene encoding zinc finger protein 836-like — protein sequence MSRTQDVCRICSASSKLVLQLNEIVNGCSLVDMLRQCVNIEIDENDGLPYQCCKDCKSDLIVAYKMVTRCYESNTKLREQLMRISCEAGSSALEDLLKPCIGENEIKTEIVDDEMIANECIYAEPLIDFQANPEAIKTVKEEQCTNNNENSSDNVLDKEDPDTVKSKRKKVKLEASLPKRCCRCKYKLSTIEEMQQHSKNVHLSMKVIDPAKIKARPYECNVCFKRYTTKKALGLHKKQLYVENEHKCDQCGEEFRSESSLNTHKESHTLDVVQPYSNRKGQQPRCCACYEQFDTDEQLKQHAKDVHLPENAASSEDSNNHYQCDLCYRRYKNIRILREHQLKPYRMQQYQCSTCGRIFRDKNAVADHERSHQDERAYVCPICAKSFVMKDSFRKHVRAHSLADDRFKCDICSKGFKTKANLKGHYITHNPHIRPLQCNLCPSTFARKVCLQAHMMLHTGEKPYKCDQCDAAYTFSTDLKRHIMAHQGLKPHVCTICGRGYPRKDYLRKHMANHSMQG from the exons ATGTCTCGAACTCAAGATGTGTGCCGTATTTGTTCTGCATCTTCTAAACTCGTTTTGCAACTTAATGAAATTGTCAATGGGTGTTCTCTCGTAGATATGCTGCGACAATGTGTTAACATAGAG ATAGATGAAAACGATGGGTTGCCGTACCAATGCTGCAAGGACTGCAAATCGGATCTAATAGTTGCATATAAAATGGTAACACGGTGTTATGAATCGAACACAAAATTGCGAGAACAGCTGATGCGAATAAGCTGCGAGGCTGG GAGTTCTGCCCTGGAAGATCTTTTGAAACCGTGCATTggagaaaatgaaataaaaaccgAAATTGTTGACGATGAAATGATAGCTAATGAGTGTATCTATGCAGAACCACTGAttgattttcaagcaaatccagAAGCGATTAAAACAGTTAAGGAAGAGCAATGCACCAATAATAATGAAAATTCATCAGACAACGTTTTAGACAAAGAAGATCCCGAtactgtgaaatcaaaacgtaaaAAAGTTAAACTTGAGGCTTCTTTACCGAAACGTTGCTGTCGGTGTAAATACAAATTAAGCACCATAGAGGAAATGCAACAGCATTCAAAGAACGTTCATCTTAGCATGAAGGTTATCGATCCCGCTAAAATTAAAGCAAGACCTTATGAATGTAATGTTTGTTTCAAAAGATACACTACAAAAAAAGCATTAGGTCTGCACAAAAAACAACTTTACGTAGAAAATGAACATAAATGTGATCAATGTGGCGAGGAATTCCGATCTGAAAGCTCTCTGAATACCCACAAAGAATCGCATACCCTGGATGTGGTTCAACCGTACAGCAATAGGAAGGGACAGCAACCTCGATGTTGTGCCTGCTACGAACAGTTCGATACAGATGAACAGCTAAAGCAACATGCCAAGGATGTGCACCTGCCAGAAAATGCAGCTAGCAGTGAAGATAGCAATAACCACTATCAATGCGATTTATGTTATCGGCGCTACAAAAACATTCGAATTTTACGAGAACATCAACTAAAACCCTATCGTATGCAACAGTATCAGTGTTCCACGTGTGGTCGAATATTTCGAGATAAAAATGCCGTGGCGGATCACGAACGTTCCCATCAGGATGAGCGAGCCTATGTTTGCCCAATATGCGCAAAATCATTTGTCATGAAGGACTCTTTCCGAAAGCACGTACGAGCCCACTCACTGGCTGATGATCGATTCAAGTGCGATATATGCAGCAAAGGATTTAAAACGAAAGCTAATCTGAAGGGTCATTACATTACGCACAATCCCCATATACGCCCTCTCCAGTGCAATTTATGTCCCTCCACATTTGCTCGAAAAGTTTGCCTGCAAGCCCACATGATGCTACACACTGGTGAAAAACCGTATAAATGTGACCAGTGTGATGCAGCGTACACCTTCTCGACAGATCTTAAACGTCACATCATGGCCCATCAAGGACTTAAACCACACGTGTGCACCATCTGCGGCAGAGGATATCCGCGAAAAGATTACTTGCGAAAACATATGGCAAACCACAGTATGCAAGGGTGA